A stretch of the Vibrio sp. HB236076 genome encodes the following:
- a CDS encoding OmpA family protein, which translates to MNKKFTLSLIAGLVSSGLVAQNALAEVYVGGQAGYTNLDNACYVSDGCDDEGGAAGLYLGYQASEHVGIELGADWLGKYDVNYLDNGALATSEHNLSAISLMPKFNFPIADNYDVFFKLGAAYMQFGDANDVVPTAAVGAEYHISKDWGARLAYQRYQGFDDSVFDDMDTNVFTVGLTYKFGQAEAAPAPVAVEPKPEPKPIVEPKPEPKPEPIPEWITKQHAKQYDESTFEVGSAVLSDAGKQALTPLMHTLVRFPDAEAVITGHTDSTGAASFNQRLSEQRAQAVADFLTAGGVNPDKLTVQGKGESSPIASNNTSEGRKQNRRVEVEIPKFEYKTQQ; encoded by the coding sequence ATGAATAAAAAATTCACCTTGTCTCTAATTGCAGGACTTGTGAGCAGTGGTCTTGTCGCGCAAAACGCACTCGCAGAAGTCTACGTTGGCGGTCAAGCAGGCTACACTAACCTAGACAACGCTTGTTACGTCAGCGACGGTTGTGATGACGAAGGCGGAGCTGCTGGCCTTTACCTAGGTTATCAAGCCAGTGAACACGTTGGCATTGAACTCGGTGCTGACTGGTTAGGTAAATACGATGTTAATTACCTTGACAACGGGGCATTGGCAACCAGCGAGCACAACCTCTCTGCTATTTCTTTAATGCCTAAGTTTAATTTCCCTATTGCCGATAACTATGACGTATTCTTCAAACTCGGTGCAGCTTACATGCAGTTTGGCGATGCCAATGATGTCGTACCAACGGCGGCTGTCGGTGCGGAATACCACATTTCAAAAGATTGGGGTGCACGCTTGGCTTACCAACGCTACCAAGGTTTTGATGATTCTGTTTTTGACGACATGGACACCAACGTGTTTACGGTTGGCCTAACGTACAAGTTTGGTCAAGCAGAAGCGGCGCCAGCGCCTGTTGCTGTCGAGCCAAAACCTGAGCCGAAACCTATTGTTGAACCAAAACCTGAGCCAAAACCAGAGCCAATCCCAGAATGGATTACTAAACAGCACGCTAAGCAATACGACGAAAGCACCTTTGAAGTTGGCAGTGCCGTTCTTTCTGACGCGGGTAAACAAGCGTTGACGCCATTAATGCACACTTTAGTGCGCTTCCCTGATGCAGAAGCCGTGATCACTGGTCACACTGACTCAACTGGCGCAGCGTCATTTAACCAACGTCTCTCTGAGCAACGCGCTCAAGCCGTGGCAGATTTCCTTACTGCAGGTGGTGTGAACCCAGACAAATTGACCGTGCAAGGTAAAGGTGAGTCTTCTCCTATCGCGAGCAATAACACTTCTGAAGGTCGTAAACAAAACCGCCGTGTAGAAGTTGAAATTCCTAAGTTTGAATACAAAACTCAGCAATAA
- the aroG gene encoding 3-deoxy-7-phosphoheptulonate synthase AroG: protein MLQTDDVRIKKVSELLPPVAVLEKFPASEQAAATTYQSRQAIHQILEGEDDRLLVVIGPCSIHDTEAALEYGQRLKVLRDELKGQLEVVMRVYFEKPRTTVGWKGLINDPYLNDSYEINDGVRIGRKLLLDLTEMGMPTASEFLDMITPQYLADLISWGAIGARTTESQVHRELASGLSCPVGFKNGTDGNIRIAADAIRSASAPHRFLSVTKFGHSAIVETDGNPDCHIILRGGKEPNYSADHVAQVKTNLEKLGLPQKVMIDFSHANSLKQFERQMLVAEDVSQQIASGEQAVFGVMIESHLQEGRQDLIDGRAKNYGQSITDACIGWQDTENVLRQLAQAVEQRRQRG from the coding sequence ATGTTGCAAACTGATGATGTAAGAATAAAAAAAGTAAGTGAACTTCTACCACCGGTCGCGGTTCTTGAGAAGTTTCCAGCCAGTGAGCAAGCTGCTGCTACAACCTATCAGTCACGTCAAGCGATTCATCAAATTCTCGAAGGCGAAGACGATCGTTTATTAGTGGTGATTGGCCCGTGTTCTATCCACGACACTGAAGCGGCGTTAGAGTACGGTCAGCGTTTAAAAGTGTTGCGTGATGAGTTAAAAGGCCAACTTGAAGTGGTCATGCGTGTTTACTTTGAAAAGCCAAGAACGACGGTGGGTTGGAAAGGTCTAATCAACGATCCGTATCTCAACGATTCTTACGAGATTAACGACGGTGTGCGTATCGGCCGTAAACTGTTACTTGATCTAACTGAAATGGGCATGCCTACGGCCAGTGAATTTCTCGATATGATTACGCCTCAATACTTGGCCGATCTGATCAGTTGGGGCGCGATTGGTGCTCGCACCACCGAATCTCAAGTCCATCGTGAGCTTGCCTCAGGGCTGTCTTGTCCGGTTGGTTTTAAAAACGGCACTGATGGTAATATTCGCATTGCTGCAGACGCGATTCGCTCAGCCAGTGCGCCGCATCGCTTTTTGTCTGTCACCAAATTTGGCCATTCCGCTATTGTAGAGACGGACGGTAATCCCGATTGCCACATAATTTTACGCGGTGGTAAAGAGCCAAACTACAGTGCTGATCATGTCGCACAGGTTAAGACGAACCTAGAAAAGTTAGGATTGCCGCAAAAAGTGATGATTGATTTTAGCCATGCGAATAGCTTAAAACAGTTTGAACGACAAATGTTGGTGGCTGAGGATGTCAGTCAGCAAATTGCCTCTGGTGAGCAAGCCGTGTTTGGGGTGATGATAGAATCGCATTTACAAGAAGGGCGCCAAGACTTAATTGATGGTCGTGCTAAGAACTACGGCCAGTCGATTACCGATGCTTGTATAGGTTGGCAAGATACCGAAAATGTTTTACGTCAATTGGCGCAAGCGGTTGAACAACGCCGCCAACGAGGTTAA
- a CDS encoding helix-turn-helix domain-containing protein, protein MHDAILPRLGTQWSWVICGEVSVSTLNTLFGWLATVSNASPSIRIQLIATQASSLSTWQQFEKPCLTLNFDRHLIDLEHCDSCWLIAEHECRLSFLECHTLRDLLSNNSQMVLLGEARRWWLTSGLDQQHHLAFTLEESGDWGSTPGRNQVIQKPLWQDRQVLSIADHSAFQRLLGGENVLEVAQDEHEQPTDTRELPDDLDQAISLMKHNIEEPLTCEDIAHSLAISRRQLERRFKQVLGEQPSKFYLSLRLEHGRFLLRESNYSIVQIALMCGFSSGAHFSSAYRACFQRTPSDERKAFYS, encoded by the coding sequence GTGCATGATGCAATTCTCCCTAGGTTGGGGACCCAATGGTCATGGGTGATTTGTGGTGAAGTGTCCGTCTCAACGCTCAATACTCTGTTTGGTTGGTTGGCAACCGTCTCTAACGCTTCCCCTTCGATACGTATCCAACTCATCGCCACTCAAGCCAGTTCATTAAGCACGTGGCAACAGTTCGAGAAACCGTGTTTAACCTTAAATTTTGATCGGCACCTGATTGATTTAGAGCACTGTGATTCCTGTTGGTTGATCGCTGAGCATGAGTGCCGCTTATCATTTCTGGAGTGTCACACATTACGAGACTTGTTGAGCAATAATAGCCAAATGGTATTGCTCGGTGAGGCTCGCCGATGGTGGTTGACATCAGGGTTAGATCAACAGCACCACCTTGCTTTCACACTCGAAGAAAGCGGCGATTGGGGCTCAACCCCTGGCCGAAACCAAGTCATTCAAAAGCCGTTATGGCAAGACCGGCAGGTATTGTCTATTGCCGATCACAGTGCGTTTCAGCGCCTGTTAGGCGGCGAAAATGTGTTAGAAGTGGCTCAAGATGAACACGAGCAACCGACCGACACCAGAGAGTTGCCCGATGATCTTGATCAGGCGATTAGTTTGATGAAACACAATATAGAAGAGCCTTTAACCTGTGAAGACATTGCCCATTCTCTTGCCATTTCACGACGTCAGTTAGAGCGGCGGTTTAAACAGGTTCTCGGTGAGCAACCTTCTAAGTTTTATTTATCGCTGCGCTTAGAGCATGGGCGTTTCTTACTGCGCGAGAGTAATTATTCTATTGTACAAATTGCGTTGATGTGTGGCTTTTCCAGTGGCGCTCACTTTTCTTCTGCCTATCGAGCTTGTTTTCAACGTACGCCAAGCGATGAACGCAAGGCTTTTTATTCATAA
- a CDS encoding arginine N-succinyltransferase, whose amino-acid sequence MLVLRPVNQSDLDFVYQLACQSGAMVYTLPSDKSLLREKIDHSIWSFAQQVVSPGEERYLFVLENSATNERVGVAGIHALAGHKQPFYSFRNETLFHSSPSLGVHSRIHALTLTHDLSDHSQLVSFCLAKEVEHRVSPILLTLGRLLFMAAQPNRFSEHWMAVICGLCDQGDSPFWQDVGRRFFQMDYEAVELLNGPQGSSYIAQLMPHYPIYVPLLSQKAQAAIGQVNDSTHLQHQLLSDQGFRSNKYVEIFDAGPIVTAQANSLAIWQFCFKAQIELGDVLIGAKKYLLGFEHVNGFSTAMVHADVSGDRCVIDRETMAQLGLALAQKVTLFAL is encoded by the coding sequence ATGCTGGTGTTGCGACCCGTCAATCAATCCGACTTGGATTTTGTTTATCAATTAGCTTGTCAAAGCGGTGCGATGGTTTATACGCTACCCAGTGATAAGTCTCTACTACGCGAGAAAATCGACCATTCCATTTGGTCTTTTGCTCAACAAGTGGTTAGCCCTGGTGAAGAGCGTTACTTGTTTGTGCTGGAAAACTCGGCGACCAACGAAAGGGTTGGCGTTGCAGGGATTCACGCCCTTGCTGGTCATAAACAACCTTTTTACTCTTTTCGAAACGAGACCTTATTTCACTCTTCTCCGTCTTTAGGGGTCCACAGTCGTATTCATGCCCTGACGTTGACCCACGATTTAAGTGATCACTCACAACTGGTTTCTTTTTGTTTGGCAAAAGAGGTCGAGCATAGAGTTTCTCCCATTTTACTGACTTTGGGGCGCTTGCTTTTTATGGCCGCGCAGCCCAACCGTTTCTCCGAACATTGGATGGCGGTCATTTGCGGTCTTTGCGATCAGGGTGATTCCCCTTTTTGGCAAGATGTCGGACGACGATTTTTTCAAATGGATTATGAAGCCGTCGAGTTGCTCAACGGGCCTCAAGGAAGCTCATATATTGCTCAACTCATGCCCCATTACCCGATTTATGTACCTTTATTAAGTCAAAAGGCACAAGCTGCCATCGGGCAAGTGAATGACAGTACTCATCTACAACATCAATTGCTTAGCGACCAAGGCTTTCGTTCCAATAAGTATGTTGAAATCTTTGATGCCGGCCCGATCGTCACGGCGCAGGCAAACAGCTTAGCGATTTGGCAATTTTGCTTTAAGGCTCAAATTGAGCTAGGTGACGTTCTCATTGGAGCGAAGAAGTACTTGTTGGGCTTTGAGCATGTTAATGGTTTTTCAACGGCCATGGTGCATGCTGATGTCAGCGGAGATCGCTGCGTCATTGATCGTGAGACCATGGCACAACTTGGGCTTGCTTTAGCGCAAAAAGTCACGTTATTTGCGCTGTAA
- the astA gene encoding arginine N-succinyltransferase: MMVIRPVQGSDCDLLMALAELSGVGFTSLPQHQASLNERIARMIATWQGKAEKQDEGFLFVLEDTETKKAVGVSGIEVAIGLCDPWYHYRVGTLVHASRELGVHTTMPTLFLSNDHTGNSELCTLFLHPDYRHSRNGHFLSKARLLFIATFQSLFTSKIIAEMRGYSDQHGQSPFWESLGRHFFTFDFAKADYLTGIGQKAFIAELMPKHPLYIDFLGQEAKDAIAKVHPNTEPARKILESEGMRYEGYVDIFDGGPTLEAYVRDLRIVKDHLSYQVVIEEQVSAGEAEMLVGNTSFQDYRAIKATPLIKGHRLYLSAKQAKALSVQTGDEVKAVSLFAQEKTHAAA, encoded by the coding sequence ATGATGGTCATTCGCCCAGTTCAAGGCTCGGATTGTGACTTATTGATGGCATTAGCGGAATTATCCGGTGTCGGGTTTACCTCGTTGCCCCAGCACCAGGCCAGTTTGAACGAGCGCATTGCGCGTATGATAGCGACTTGGCAAGGAAAGGCAGAGAAGCAAGATGAAGGCTTTTTGTTTGTTCTTGAAGATACCGAGACGAAAAAAGCAGTTGGGGTATCGGGTATTGAAGTGGCGATAGGGCTTTGTGACCCTTGGTATCACTACCGAGTCGGGACACTCGTACACGCGTCGAGAGAGTTGGGCGTTCATACTACTATGCCAACGTTATTTTTGAGTAATGATCACACCGGCAACAGTGAGTTATGTACACTTTTTTTGCACCCCGATTACCGTCATAGCCGCAATGGCCACTTTTTATCGAAGGCTCGTTTGCTGTTTATCGCCACGTTTCAATCTTTATTTACCAGTAAAATCATTGCTGAAATGCGAGGGTATTCCGACCAGCATGGGCAATCGCCATTTTGGGAAAGCCTGGGACGTCACTTTTTTACGTTTGATTTTGCCAAAGCCGATTATTTAACGGGAATTGGCCAAAAAGCCTTTATTGCTGAACTGATGCCCAAACACCCTCTTTACATCGACTTTTTAGGTCAAGAGGCCAAAGACGCCATCGCTAAAGTCCATCCAAATACGGAGCCAGCGCGTAAAATTTTGGAGAGTGAAGGGATGCGTTATGAAGGATATGTCGATATTTTCGATGGCGGGCCAACGTTAGAAGCCTATGTCCGAGATTTGCGTATTGTTAAAGATCACCTCAGCTACCAAGTGGTTATCGAGGAACAAGTGTCTGCTGGTGAAGCAGAAATGTTGGTTGGAAATACGTCTTTTCAGGATTATCGAGCGATCAAGGCTACCCCATTAATCAAAGGGCACCGTCTTTATTTATCGGCAAAACAAGCCAAAGCCTTATCGGTACAGACGGGTGATGAAGTGAAAGCCGTCTCTTTATTTGCACAGGAGAAGACACATGCAGCAGCCTAA
- the astD gene encoding succinylglutamate-semialdehyde dehydrogenase, with product MQQPNALVGEQWQSTQGPVLTKKNPATGETIWQGVHSDSDTVDNAVQSARVAFISWSLLPLEQRLAVIKAFAQQLEQHKQALAKIISQETGKPLWESGTEVQAMINKVEISIEAYHQRTGQCVTAMADGQAVIRHRPHGVMAVFGPYNFPGHLPNGHIIPALIAGNCIVFKPSELTPWTAQFTLEMWQNAGLPCGVINLVQGGGQTGQELASHRLVDGLLFTGSANTGYQLHQQLSTQPDKILALEMGGNNALVIDNFSDIDAVVHLIVQSSFISAGQRCTCARRLLIKQGAQGDALVERLVEVTRAIQVGRWNEEPQPFMGPVISKQAAERLMAVQEGLIQQGASVLLAMEHREPELAFVTPGILDVSKLDNAADEEYFGPLLMIKRYQQFDQAIEEANNTRFGLSAGLVSESRSQYEYFSARIRAGIVNWNKPLTGASSRAPFGGVGASGNHRPSAYYAADYCAWPMASIESQYVSLPSQLAPGLTLFPLPGESE from the coding sequence ATGCAGCAGCCTAATGCACTTGTTGGTGAACAATGGCAGTCCACACAAGGTCCGGTGTTGACGAAAAAAAATCCCGCCACGGGAGAGACGATTTGGCAAGGGGTTCACAGCGACTCAGACACTGTCGATAACGCGGTACAGAGCGCAAGAGTAGCGTTTATCTCTTGGTCTCTGTTGCCATTAGAGCAGAGACTGGCGGTAATCAAGGCATTTGCACAGCAACTGGAACAACACAAACAAGCCCTTGCGAAGATCATCAGTCAAGAAACAGGTAAGCCTTTGTGGGAGAGTGGTACCGAAGTACAAGCCATGATAAACAAGGTGGAGATATCCATTGAGGCGTATCATCAGCGCACCGGACAGTGTGTAACGGCAATGGCCGACGGTCAGGCTGTGATACGCCATCGGCCACATGGTGTCATGGCCGTTTTTGGTCCCTATAACTTTCCCGGTCATTTACCCAATGGCCACATTATTCCCGCACTGATTGCCGGTAACTGCATAGTATTTAAACCCAGTGAACTCACGCCTTGGACGGCACAGTTTACTCTAGAGATGTGGCAAAACGCAGGCTTGCCCTGTGGCGTGATTAATCTTGTCCAAGGAGGAGGACAGACTGGTCAAGAGTTGGCCAGTCACCGGCTCGTCGATGGGTTGCTGTTTACTGGCAGTGCCAATACCGGCTATCAATTGCATCAGCAACTGTCGACCCAGCCAGACAAAATACTGGCTTTGGAAATGGGTGGAAACAATGCCTTAGTCATCGACAATTTTTCAGATATTGATGCCGTTGTTCATTTAATTGTTCAATCCAGCTTTATTTCTGCGGGTCAACGTTGTACTTGTGCGCGCCGTTTGTTGATTAAACAAGGAGCTCAAGGGGATGCGTTAGTGGAACGCCTTGTTGAGGTAACCCGAGCGATTCAAGTGGGTCGTTGGAATGAAGAGCCACAACCCTTTATGGGGCCGGTTATTTCCAAGCAGGCGGCAGAGCGCTTAATGGCGGTACAAGAAGGTTTGATTCAACAAGGTGCAAGCGTTTTGTTAGCAATGGAACATCGAGAACCTGAGCTCGCTTTTGTGACCCCGGGTATTTTAGATGTCTCTAAGCTTGATAATGCTGCAGATGAGGAATACTTTGGCCCACTTTTGATGATCAAGCGCTATCAGCAGTTTGACCAAGCGATTGAGGAGGCAAACAACACGCGATTTGGCTTGTCAGCTGGCTTGGTTAGTGAATCTCGCAGTCAATACGAGTACTTTTCTGCGCGGATTCGAGCTGGAATCGTTAATTGGAACAAACCGTTAACTGGCGCGTCGAGTCGTGCCCCATTTGGCGGGGTTGGTGCGTCGGGTAATCATCGCCCGAGCGCCTATTACGCCGCGGATTACTGCGCCTGGCCAATGGCCAGTATCGAATCTCAATACGTTAGCCTACCCAGTCAATTAGCACCTGGCCTAACATTGTTCCCATTACCAGGAGAGTCAGAATGA
- the astB gene encoding N-succinylarginine dihydrolase yields the protein MSTEANFDGLVGPTHHYAGLSHGNIASTANVRAVSNPKLAALQGLKKMKALHDMGYVQGILPPQERPCIEVLNQLGFSANNDASLLAKVHKFHPQLLSAVSSASSMWVANAATVSPSADTRDGKVHFSVANLNNKFHRSIEAKATEAALKATFNDSNHFVIHSALPQQALFGDEGAANHNRLSVDDRQPGVEVFVYGRSQTQPGPRHYPARQTLEACRSIAYRHGLLEDDTLFLQQNPDVIDQGVFHNDVISVTNGPVWFYHQEAFVDQTSVFSTIEQRLAKQGSKFQPIEVPTEAVSVQDAVESYLFNSQLLSKANGRMLLLVPAETQANRNVAAYLQHLTASSDCIDQVMVMDLRESMRNGGGPACLRLRVVLTEQERMAMNPSSIMNNEQYQRLVNWVEKHYRDRLSEEDLLDPQLLEENRVALDQLTQILNLGSLYPFQQNGNKSKS from the coding sequence ATGAGTACGGAAGCCAATTTTGATGGATTGGTCGGCCCCACACACCACTATGCGGGGTTATCACACGGTAATATTGCCTCGACGGCCAATGTAAGAGCGGTCTCAAACCCAAAACTGGCGGCGCTACAGGGGCTAAAAAAAATGAAAGCGCTTCACGACATGGGGTATGTGCAAGGAATACTGCCTCCCCAGGAGCGCCCGTGCATTGAGGTCTTAAATCAGCTCGGCTTTTCGGCCAACAATGACGCATCATTATTAGCCAAGGTACATAAATTTCATCCTCAATTACTTTCTGCAGTCAGCTCGGCTTCGTCAATGTGGGTGGCCAATGCGGCGACGGTTTCTCCATCCGCTGATACGCGAGATGGCAAAGTGCACTTTAGTGTAGCGAACCTCAACAATAAATTTCACCGTTCTATTGAAGCGAAAGCAACAGAGGCGGCGTTAAAAGCCACCTTTAATGATTCCAATCATTTTGTTATTCATTCGGCACTGCCACAACAGGCGTTATTTGGCGATGAAGGTGCGGCGAATCACAATCGATTATCGGTCGATGACCGGCAGCCCGGCGTCGAAGTGTTTGTCTATGGGCGCAGTCAAACTCAACCTGGCCCACGTCATTATCCGGCGAGACAAACGCTGGAAGCGTGTCGCTCTATTGCTTATCGGCATGGGCTTTTAGAGGATGACACTCTATTTTTGCAACAAAATCCAGACGTCATCGATCAAGGCGTATTTCACAATGACGTTATTTCGGTCACGAATGGCCCGGTTTGGTTTTATCACCAAGAGGCTTTTGTCGATCAAACCTCGGTTTTTTCTACCATCGAGCAGCGACTGGCAAAACAAGGGAGCAAATTTCAACCAATAGAGGTTCCCACAGAGGCAGTGAGTGTTCAAGATGCGGTTGAAAGTTACTTATTTAACAGTCAGCTACTGAGCAAAGCCAATGGAAGAATGCTGTTATTGGTACCTGCAGAGACGCAAGCAAATCGCAACGTTGCCGCTTACTTACAACATTTGACTGCATCGAGTGATTGTATCGATCAAGTGATGGTGATGGATTTACGTGAAAGCATGCGCAATGGCGGCGGGCCGGCTTGTTTGCGGTTACGGGTTGTGTTGACCGAGCAAGAGCGAATGGCAATGAATCCATCGAGCATCATGAACAATGAGCAATATCAGCGCTTAGTGAACTGGGTTGAAAAGCATTATCGCGATCGATTAAGTGAAGAGGATTTACTCGATCCACAATTGCTTGAGGAAAATCGAGTGGCGCTTGATCAACTGACACAAATACTGAATCTAGGATCTTTGTATCCGTTTCAACAAAATGGAAACAAGTCGAAGTCATAA
- a CDS encoding succinylglutamate desuccinylase, with the protein MDYDLKSWLRSGQVEPSIGENAQLAWHCHAKGIIEFTPRTASTKYLVLSAGIHGNETAPIEILFSFMMDLLKGKLALRQNVLIVFGNFDAMIAGQRFIKFDMNRLFLAPTQTKLGGEYQRVVAIKAQVEKFIMQANGNTCWHLDMHTAIRESLKVKFGVLPDHCDKSSAFYRLFCHCELNALVINSVPSGTFTSWTCHQLGALSCTLELGKALPFGENKLEPFQSIIKAIQLLLTDELSKSDTLRNVELFTVKQVLHKQSEQFRFTDLKDTAPNFTPIAMNHKVAQDGDYEYWNQDAGACILFPNPNVAVGLRAGMIIVPCD; encoded by the coding sequence GTGGATTATGATCTCAAATCGTGGTTACGTTCAGGGCAAGTTGAGCCAAGCATAGGTGAAAATGCACAGTTAGCCTGGCATTGTCATGCAAAGGGCATCATCGAGTTTACACCAAGAACGGCCTCTACCAAGTACTTAGTGCTTTCCGCCGGGATCCACGGTAATGAAACGGCGCCGATAGAGATCTTGTTTTCGTTTATGATGGATTTGCTCAAGGGTAAGTTGGCGCTGCGACAAAATGTGTTAATCGTGTTCGGTAATTTCGATGCCATGATAGCCGGTCAGCGCTTTATAAAGTTTGATATGAACCGCTTATTTTTAGCGCCCACGCAGACAAAATTAGGTGGCGAATACCAGCGCGTTGTGGCAATCAAAGCTCAGGTCGAGAAGTTTATCATGCAAGCGAATGGTAACACGTGTTGGCACCTTGATATGCACACGGCGATTAGAGAGTCATTGAAAGTAAAATTTGGTGTGCTACCCGATCACTGTGATAAATCGTCTGCATTTTACCGCTTGTTTTGCCATTGTGAGTTGAATGCGTTGGTGATCAATTCGGTGCCAAGTGGTACGTTTACATCTTGGACATGCCATCAATTAGGGGCGCTAAGTTGTACTTTAGAGTTGGGTAAAGCGTTGCCATTTGGTGAGAACAAGCTCGAACCATTCCAGTCGATAATCAAAGCCATCCAGCTTTTACTCACCGACGAATTGTCGAAAAGCGATACCTTACGAAACGTTGAACTTTTTACTGTCAAGCAAGTCCTTCACAAACAAAGCGAACAGTTTAGATTCACTGACCTCAAAGACACGGCGCCTAATTTCACGCCAATAGCCATGAATCACAAAGTTGCACAAGACGGCGATTATGAATATTGGAACCAAGATGCTGGCGCATGTATTTTATTCCCTAATCCGAATGTTGCTGTCGGCCTGAGGGCGGGGATGATCATTGTGCCTTGTGACTAA
- the pncB gene encoding nicotinate phosphoribosyltransferase — protein MCATVFSPSIIQSLLDLDAYKINMMQAIHTFYPDVEVRYELIVRSDEDLSPLISDIHSQIQSLAGLSFSPDDIDYLKQHAPHLKTSFLNTLHYFRFTPSEQVQLGFVEHHDRKQLSISIRGAWRDTILYETLVMAIISEVRSRQYWHSVSAQHIKNVIDDKVQHLKSELMKRNIDNFSLTEMGTRRRFSSQAQDIILSVLTKEIPQCLVGTSNIHFARKYDLTPIGTIAHEWFMGHQAFSHVADSQQQALKQWLNAFNGQLAIAPTDTISIDAFLNDFSPQLAKAYDGVRHDSGCPYTWGDKLIAHYQQLGIDPKSKLFIFSDGLNFDQALDICQYFAGRVNVSFGIGTFLTNDLGEYYNNEGELYHPLSIVVKLVECQHRPVAKISDEPKKAMCEDPIFLAHVKKTFNLDLNLEQLCETLRKAPYQKRRLYIAA, from the coding sequence ATGTGTGCAACAGTATTCTCACCATCAATCATACAAAGTCTGTTAGATTTGGACGCCTACAAAATCAATATGATGCAGGCTATTCACACCTTTTACCCCGATGTCGAAGTGCGATACGAACTGATTGTTCGCTCCGATGAAGATCTCAGCCCTCTCATTTCAGACATTCATAGCCAAATTCAATCGCTGGCTGGATTATCCTTTTCACCTGACGATATAGACTACCTAAAACAACACGCGCCTCACCTTAAAACAAGCTTTCTCAATACCTTGCACTATTTCCGCTTTACCCCGAGTGAGCAGGTACAACTGGGCTTTGTAGAACACCATGATCGCAAGCAACTCAGCATCAGTATTCGCGGCGCTTGGCGTGATACCATTCTGTATGAGACCTTAGTCATGGCCATTATTTCTGAAGTCAGAAGCCGTCAATATTGGCACTCCGTTTCAGCGCAGCACATCAAAAACGTGATTGATGACAAAGTACAACACCTCAAATCAGAATTAATGAAAAGAAACATCGACAACTTTTCTCTCACAGAAATGGGCACGAGACGTCGATTTTCTTCACAAGCTCAAGATATCATTCTGTCAGTGTTGACCAAGGAAATACCTCAGTGCCTCGTCGGCACCAGTAATATTCATTTCGCCAGAAAATATGACTTAACACCGATAGGCACCATTGCCCACGAATGGTTTATGGGACACCAAGCGTTTAGTCACGTGGCAGATTCCCAACAACAGGCATTGAAACAATGGCTCAATGCCTTTAATGGTCAACTTGCGATTGCGCCAACGGACACCATTTCGATTGATGCATTCCTTAACGATTTTTCTCCTCAGCTTGCCAAAGCTTATGATGGTGTAAGGCATGACTCGGGCTGCCCATACACTTGGGGAGACAAGTTAATCGCGCATTATCAACAATTGGGAATTGATCCAAAATCAAAATTATTCATCTTTTCCGACGGTCTCAATTTTGATCAAGCACTCGATATTTGCCAATACTTTGCGGGACGCGTTAACGTGTCCTTCGGTATTGGTACCTTTTTAACCAATGATTTAGGGGAGTATTATAATAATGAAGGGGAGCTTTATCACCCGCTCTCTATCGTGGTCAAACTGGTTGAGTGTCAGCACAGACCCGTGGCTAAAATCAGTGATGAGCCCAAAAAGGCAATGTGCGAAGACCCTATTTTCCTCGCCCATGTGAAGAAAACGTTTAATCTCGATCTTAACCTAGAGCAACTGTGCGAAACACTACGAAAAGCGCCATATCAAAAAAGGCGCTTGTACATCGCCGCATAG